One genomic segment of Thermodesulfobacterium sp. TA1 includes these proteins:
- the rplR gene encoding 50S ribosomal protein L18, which yields MRKREKKVEARLKRKKRVRKKVFGTPERPRLSVYKSLKHIYAQIIDDVTGHTLVAASSLSPEIREKLAELKSQGGKTEVAKAVGELIAKKALEKGITKVVFDRGGFKYHGRIKALADAARAAGLQF from the coding sequence TTGAGAAAGAGAGAAAAAAAAGTTGAAGCAAGGTTAAAAAGAAAGAAGAGGGTAAGAAAAAAAGTTTTTGGTACTCCTGAAAGACCAAGGCTTAGTGTATATAAAAGTTTGAAACATATTTATGCCCAGATTATAGATGATGTAACAGGGCATACCTTGGTGGCTGCTTCTTCTCTTTCTCCTGAAATAAGAGAGAAGCTTGCTGAGCTAAAATCTCAAGGGGGAAAAACAGAAGTAGCTAAGGCAGTAGGAGAGCTTATAGCTAAGAAGGCCTTAGAGAAGGGAATCACTAAGGTGGTTTTTGATAGAGGTGGATTTAAATATCATGGTAGAATTAAAGCCCTTGCTGATGCAGCCAGAGCTGCAGGCTTACAATTTTAA